In Bacteroidota bacterium, the genomic stretch TGGCGCTGAATGTATGCGAAGGCTGTGCTATGGTACTCGTGCCGCCGTCGCCAAAATCCCATTGCCAGGTCGTGGGATTGCCGGCCGCAGGGGCGGTGAAACTCATCTGCAAGCCATTCGCAGAAGTCGTGAATGCCGTTCCCAACATCGCACAAATCCGGGAATGCACGGTATTGGTCAGCACGGGCTGATTGAAGTCAAAATAGATGTCTGCACGGTTGCTGATCAAGGTTCCCTCCGGCAATCCGGCATTGAGTTTCACCGAATATTGGATGAAGCCGTGGCTTGCAACCTCGTTGGTGTTGCTATCGGGCAACAGGATGTTGGGGAAAAGGAATTTCAAATCATGCCCGGAACTGTCGAGAAATTGGATTTGATAATTGTTGCTTGCCGCCTCCACTTTGAGGGATGAGATGTCCAGTTCGGTATCGATTTGGTCGGCAACGGAGATATTGAACGCCGTGTCGGTGCCTGTGTTTTGGAAGCGGATGAGGTAGCGCAGCAGCGTGTCGGTCGCGAGGATGAAACCATCCGCATTCAGGCCCTGTGCGGTCCACACCTGCTTGTCGTTGGGGTCATAGGATCCAACAACGATGCCGTTGTAGTTGCCGATATTGTCGTAGCCGTTGTTTTCAGGGCTGCTCGTGGTCACATATCCTTCGTAGGTGAATGGCGATTGCAAGGGCGTATTGGGAGGAACGGTGACCGTTGCACTGAGCAAGCGGGTGGCTTGGGAGGCAAGCGTGCCGATATTCCAGATGGCAGTGTCGCCATTCACGGTTGTCGGGGGCACATTGAAGCTGTTGTAAACAAATGTGGAGGGTTTTACCAACTTGGCCACGACATTCAGGGCGTCATTGAAAGTAGGATTGGCAACAGACAGATTGGCTGCACAGTTGCTGAATCCGGGTCGATGGGTGGTGCCGTGACCGTGACACTGACATTGGCGACATGGTCTCCCTTCACGAAGAAGTCCATCCCGTTGATGGTGTCGGTTACGGTATTCACCGTAACAGTGCGCGTATAAGGCGAGGCCGGGCATACCATGATGCTGCCTGAAGGGGCGGGGGTGGATAGGGTATAGGTGCCGGGCACCAACGGCACGGAAAATTGGCCATTGGGATCGGTGACAGCGTAAAAAGGACCGGGGGTAATCGTAACAATTTGGTTGGCAAGCCCTTGGTCAGCACCGTTTTTGGTACAGTTACTATCCAGGTCGTGCACCACTTGGCCCCGAACAAGGCCAGCCGAACCAATGTAGATGAAGGATGGAGCAGTGACATTGGTAACCAGACCGATGCAGTAGTCGCCTTCGTAGCCCATCAACTGCACGTCATAGTAGCCAGCGGGGGCATTGGAAGGAATAAGAATGTTGCCCTGTGCCAAAAGATCAGTGGGCCATGGGAATCCAGGCATCCAGCCCGCACCTGAAGGTGCAGTTCCAAAGTTGTATTGTTGTCCGCTGCCCACATGGGTGAGCTTGAGGTTGATGCCGCAGGTGGCACGGCTGAAATTGGTGCCCGAACCGGTGATCACCAGATTCCCGTTGTATCCTTGTTGGATCGGATTGGGGTTGGCAGAAACGAGTAGACCTTGGGCTTGCATTGCCACGGAAGTCCCCAAAATCATCATCAAAACGAATGCAATTTTTCTCATAGCGTAATACGATCAAGAACATCTACGTTCAAATCAATCCTACCACAACCGAGCTGTACTGAAGAAAAATGCGCGATTGACCATGAAAATGGCCACTTACCGATTCGTCGGAACGAAGTTAGGCAAAGATCCCGGATTTCCAAGCGCCTTGATCGCCTGCTTGCAAGCAATTCGGAACCCTGCTCAGGGCGCTACCATCGATCCGCCTTTCAGTAACGCTATGGTCTTGGCATAGTACCCGTCAAATTGTGGATTTCCTGTATGTGTCCGCCAATAATCGATCAATTCCCCCGCTTTTGCCCGTTTGCCAACCGTAAGATAGATCTCTGAAAGGTTCATCCGTGCCTCGTCAAAAGCCGGGAAGCGGTCCACAAGGTCCTCCAATTCCGCAATGGCAAGGTCGTTTTGGCCGTTCATGAAATAGGCTGCCCCGAGATTGGAGCTCACTTGCGGATGCCAGGGATGTTGCTGCTTCGCCAGCTGCAATTGCCGAAGCGCATCCTTTACCCGACCCATGCTCAAATAGGAAATGCCCTCGTACCAAACCAATGGCGTTCCTGAAACGCGGTCATCGGGATTGTACCAAGAAGTCGCCGCCTGGGCCAATTTTTGCGTTTTGGGCCAATCTTGACGCCCTTTGGCCATCAACAACTTGTAATTTGCACGATCGGCTTGCATGGAAAGGCCCTGAAAAACGAGGCTCCCCAAGGATGCCAGCAGAAAAACACCCGCCAAGGCCCATTTTGCACGCTGCCCCCAATTCGCATTCGATGTCGCGATGGCCGCTGATGAAGGTACGGGCACGCTTTCTGCCAGCAGCATCCCGCCAAATATCACCCAAAAGACCGTCAAATAAGGTTGCTCACCCGGCATATTCGTCAACGCAAAAACCATCCAGGCCACAAGCCCCGCGCGGGCGCCAAGTGCTCCCAAACTCGCACTCGCACTCCCGCTCGCACTCCCGCTCGCACTCCCGCTCGCACTTCCCATCAACGCCATTCCGAGCATGGCCAAAAATCCGAGACCTCCGATCACGCCACGCTCCGCCAAAAGCTGCAGATAATCATTGTGCGCTTCCATAAAGTACCGCGTCGCGAAACCTTGGAAATTGCTCACAGCGCCGTGACGGAGGATGTGATAATGCCAATGTCCGGGACCGACCCCCAAGATTGGCGCCTCCCCAATCATCGCCAGGGACTTCCGCCATATCAGCACCCGCTCCAATTGGCTGTCTGCTCCCAATTGAATCTCCAAGGGAGCACGTTCCATGACCCAGACAAACCCGATTACCACAAAAATCACGGCCGCCGCCAAGGCGGCTCCACGCAACCACCGGGAGCGTGCATAGACCATGCCGGGCCACCGCCAAACCATCCACCCCTCTGCCAATACCAGCAAGGCCGCACCCATAGCCAGATTGGCCCCGGAAGTATTGCCCAGCCAGCTCAAAACCGCGCAGAGCAGCGCTGTACCCAATCCCAACCAACGCCAGATCGTTTTTTCAGTCAAAAAGGCCCCGATGCCGCAACAAGCAAGCAACACCATCGCCCCTGAGAAAAAGTTGGTATTGCCCAATGTCGCTGCCTGCGAATCACCTCCCTCCGGAATTTCGCCCAATACATTGGCCCGTTGAAGCAGCCAAATTCCACCCAATACCAGTCCAGCGACGGTCCCCGCGCGCCAGACCGCCGATTTTGCCTCGGGATTTTCCCGCAAGGCCCCGGCCAACCCGATCACCAAACCCGTCACCATCAGCCAGCGCAATACATCCCAGAGCGCCTCCATCGGATGCAGGGCATTCAGCATGCTTACCAGCCCCATCCCGTTGAAAACCAACATTCCTGCAAGCACACGCCGGTCCACACCTTGCATCAGCTTGCCCCAATGCCGCCAAGCCCGCTCACCCAACGTTCCGGCGCCTCCAGGAATCCAAGCCCAAACCAAAACGCCCAAACCGCTCATCACCGTCCACCGGATCGTCTTATACGGATCCGCCGCATCCGTCAGGAACAGGAGCGGCATCCCGACAAGCAGGATCCAAGGTAGCCACCGGCCGAATTTCTTGTTGAGCATCGTGGCAAATTAAGGAAGAATCGTAAATACGCAGCACCCAAGCATTGCATCACCTGCCACTGCCGGATCGATGACGCCGAAACAAGCAACAGCCCCGCCGGATGTGAGTTCACTTACACCTCAGATCAATGCGAACTTGGAGGTCCGTTGCTTCAGCACAGGCGTTCCAAGGACGGATGATGTGAAAGTTGCTGAGAAACAGCCAGCATGGATTACCAAACTCAATTCCCAGATCGGGCAATCATCACCTTTTGGTTCGTGTGCACACCCGCTCCTGTAACGCGCAAGATGTACCATCCGGTCGGCTGCAATCCAATCGGCAAGGTTTGGAAGCTATCTCCGACATTCACTTCCAATTGCGATTCAAATACCAAACGACCGCTCAAATCGATCAATTCCACTTTGAGTGGCTGCACTTTGGTGCTGTAAATGGACAAAACGAGGTCTTCGCCCGCGGTGACGGGATTGGGATGGACAGCAGCGCGTAATTCATGGGCCAACTTCTCCGAATGCAATTCGATGGTGCTGGAATAACCGCCGGCACCGTTTTGATCCACTTCCTGAATGCGGTAATAATTCAACTGTGTCGGGGATGCATTTTCATCCGCGAATTGATAATCGGCTGGGTTTGTTGCCGAACCCTTGGCTGCAACCTTTCCAATCACTTCAAAATGAGCAACATCTCCGATACTGCGTTCAACGACAAATTCTTGTGTGCCATTTTCCGAGCGGGTATCCCAAGTTAAGGAAGCCACGTTCTCGTGCATTTCACCGTCAAATTCTCCCATCTCGGCGGTCAACACAACCGCAGGAATCAAGGAAACATCATCCATGTAGGTATAGTTCCACGTCCAGCCACTTGCCTGAACCTGGATATTGGTCGCAGCGTCAGTCTTGTAGTTGCCAATCGTCACGTAGGTAAAGGCAGCGGTCGCCACAAAGTTGCCGCTCAACAGCTGCCATCCGATTTTGTTGTTCATGAAGGTATTGGTCGGGCAGGAGACTTGGGGCGTGAACGGGAGTGGACCACTGCCGCCTGTACCCGTAATCGCCGAAGTAGCAAAATGAAATCCATACCCATCTGTGGCCCAGCCTGATCCATCGCTCAGTGAAAAATAACCACTTGCCGTATAGGTTTGCCCGGGAATCAATGCGCTCGTCAAAGGTGCTTGGATGTATTCGCGAAATAATCCGTTGCTTCCAAAATGAGAAACGTAGCCGATGTAGGAGATTCCCGTCCTTGCCGCTTGGTCACCAAATACATTTGCCGTCACGCCAAACGTTCCAGGCGCACATGTATGAAACCTGTCAGGCGAACCAGAATGGCTCGTGGGAACCCGCCAACTGTTGACACTTCCCCAGCCATTGCCTGTGACGCAGCCGGTCGCCAATTCAAAACTTGGGTTAGGCATTAGATTTTGTGCTGCGATCAAACCAGCAAAGGCCATCCAAAGTGAAAGGATCCAAATTCGCTTCATACTACGTTGATTGAAAACTACCGAGGCCACAATTTAGTGAATTTTTGCGTTTCTCCAGCAATCCCGCAGGAATTGTACGTCAA encodes the following:
- a CDS encoding O-antigen ligase family protein, with the protein product MLNKKFGRWLPWILLVGMPLLFLTDAADPYKTIRWTVMSGLGVLVWAWIPGGAGTLGERAWRHWGKLMQGVDRRVLAGMLVFNGMGLVSMLNALHPMEALWDVLRWLMVTGLVIGLAGALRENPEAKSAVWRAGTVAGLVLGGIWLLQRANVLGEIPEGGDSQAATLGNTNFFSGAMVLLACCGIGAFLTEKTIWRWLGLGTALLCAVLSWLGNTSGANLAMGAALLVLAEGWMVWRWPGMVYARSRWLRGAALAAAVIFVVIGFVWVMERAPLEIQLGADSQLERVLIWRKSLAMIGEAPILGVGPGHWHYHILRHGAVSNFQGFATRYFMEAHNDYLQLLAERGVIGGLGFLAMLGMALMGSASGSASGSASGSASASLGALGARAGLVAWMVFALTNMPGEQPYLTVFWVIFGGMLLAESVPVPSSAAIATSNANWGQRAKWALAGVFLLASLGSLVFQGLSMQADRANYKLLMAKGRQDWPKTQKLAQAATSWYNPDDRVSGTPLVWYEGISYLSMGRVKDALRQLQLAKQQHPWHPQVSSNLGAAYFMNGQNDLAIAELEDLVDRFPAFDEARMNLSEIYLTVGKRAKAGELIDYWRTHTGNPQFDGYYAKTIALLKGGSMVAP
- a CDS encoding T9SS type A sorting domain-containing protein codes for the protein MKRIWILSLWMAFAGLIAAQNLMPNPSFELATGCVTGNGWGSVNSWRVPTSHSGSPDRFHTCAPGTFGVTANVFGDQAARTGISYIGYVSHFGSNGLFREYIQAPLTSALIPGQTYTASGYFSLSDGSGWATDGYGFHFATSAITGTGGSGPLPFTPQVSCPTNTFMNNKIGWQLLSGNFVATAAFTYVTIGNYKTDAATNIQVQASGWTWNYTYMDDVSLIPAVVLTAEMGEFDGEMHENVASLTWDTRSENGTQEFVVERSIGDVAHFEVIGKVAAKGSATNPADYQFADENASPTQLNYYRIQEVDQNGAGGYSSTIELHSEKLAHELRAAVHPNPVTAGEDLVLSIYSTKVQPLKVELIDLSGRLVFESQLEVNVGDSFQTLPIGLQPTGWYILRVTGAGVHTNQKVMIARSGN
- a CDS encoding PKD domain-containing protein produces the protein MAKLVKPSTFVYNSFNVPPTTVNGDTAIWNIGTLASQATRLLSATVTVPPNTPLQSPFTYEGYVTTSSPENNGYDNIGNYNGIVVGSYDPNDKQVWTAQGLNADGFILATDTLLRYLIRFQNTGTDTAFNISVADQIDTELDISSLKVEAASNNYQIQFLDSSGHDLKFLFPNILLPDSNTNEVASHGFIQYSVKLNAGLPEGTLISNRADIYFDFNQPVLTNTVHSRICAMLGTAFTTSANGLQMSFTAPAAGNPTTWQWDFGDGGTSTIAQPSHTFSANGVYPVCLTIGNACGRSETICMNLYLGVTATSQSQDALQRFSVSPNPAAENVQIEVLADRLREAVFTLRDVQGKLVDQWNVNAIFGKYVKQLSVGNLAPGLYFLNLHSLETQYTVKLMVE